The genomic region ACCACCCCGGCGCGGGCGCCGTAGCGGGTGGCATTGGCGAGCACGAACATCATGTCCGGGCCCGGAGTGACCATGAGGACCACGATCGCGGCAAGGTAGCCGGTGAGGGCCGTGGCGGAGAGACCGACCACGCCTCAGCCCTCCCCGCCGCTGAGCAGAGCCCGTCGCAGTGCCAGCCGGTGCTCACGGCGGATCTCCGCCTCCCGGTAGCGGCGTCGGTCGCCGTCGGTGTGCGGCAGCAGCGGCGGGACCGGGCGGGGCTGGCCGTCGTCGTCCACGGCGACCATGACCAGGTGCGCGGTCGCCACGTCGACGGGCGGCACGGCTCGGTCCCACCGGTCGGCGGTGACCCTGACGGCCACCTCCATCGAGCTGCGTCCGGCCCAGGTGATCCGGGCGTCCACGTGCACGACGTCGCCGACCCGGACCGCGCGCAGGAACGCCGTCTCGTCGATGGCCGCGGTGACCGCCGGCCCGTCGGAGTGCCGGGCGGCGACCACTCCGGCGACCGAGTCGATGAGGTTGAGGATCCGGCCGCCGTGGACCGTGCCCATGAGGTTGGTGTGATGCTGATCCATGATCTGCGACAGCGTCAGGTGGGACGCCGACGGCGGCCGGCCGGCAAGGGTCGCGGTGGTGGTCGTGGTGTCGTGCACTGTCGTCGTCCGTCCTCGGGAAGCGCACCACCGACCCCGGGGAGCGCACGTCGAGGACGCGCCGACGGCTCGCGCACGGCGCCTCACCCGCCCGACCCGCCCGCGAGGTCGACGGCAGCGCACACACCTCGTGTGCGCAGCGCGGGCAGGTCTTCGGACTCGCGGGCGCGACCGGCTCTCACCGGTCTCCTACTGGCCGTCGCTTCCCGGGCAGGTCGCCCAGTGCTGATGACGGCGGTCGTTCCCACTCACCGCTGCGGGGCAGTCCCGGACTCCCACCGGGTTCCCTCTTACGACGCCCGGCCGGCTACGACCGGGCGAACCAGCGCCGCCCGGAAGCATATCCCCGCGCCCGCCACCGCCGGGTCGA from Micromonospora sp. WMMD812 harbors:
- a CDS encoding acyl-CoA thioesterase produces the protein MHDTTTTTATLAGRPPSASHLTLSQIMDQHHTNLMGTVHGGRILNLIDSVAGVVAARHSDGPAVTAAIDETAFLRAVRVGDVVHVDARITWAGRSSMEVAVRVTADRWDRAVPPVDVATAHLVMVAVDDDGQPRPVPPLLPHTDGDRRRYREAEIRREHRLALRRALLSGGEG